Proteins encoded within one genomic window of Glycine soja cultivar W05 chromosome 1, ASM419377v2, whole genome shotgun sequence:
- the LOC114421706 gene encoding uncharacterized protein At3g61260-like: MKKSSGSSQKLGSFLSPGAPNYSEKSIGSQKGWSSERVLLQPSSSNIRNACVANLTPFNSGRTIPSKWDDAERWICSPVSGYSNNKTNSYAQLQQRRPKSKSGPIMPPGTGYYSNYSPTIPLRQGLVVKNFMMGGSPFSTGVLAPDAISLHHYYSHEAVFGHRYDFDNSMQCSSPLLNENSVALPSVSSAPMWSELLCDPSSPNSQDEKRKETKNADDVTSLSKCDKGTQMSPPETENDAPKSSPNSTMDQQNYLSAKLEVRDVEIDREATTVRWSKSHVPKLSLIPGIHSRKSSRTEAKASGLDIADSTLDSSKIQREEAKIVAWESLQKAKAEAEIRKLEMKLEKKKSSSMDKILNKLRRAQMKAEKMRNQITVQEGQQVSNTRKVFSFHKYAQIWSPRSCFGTHALHD; the protein is encoded by the exons ATGAAGAAGAGTTCTGGTTCCTCCCAGAAACTTGGTTCATTTCTAAGTCCAGGGGCACCAAACTACAGTGAGAAAAGCATTGGGAGCCAAAAGGGGTGGAGCTCAGAGAGGGTGTTGTTGCAGCCTTCAAGCAGCAACATAAGGAATGCTTGTGTGGCTAACTTGACACCCTTTAACAGTGGAAGAACAATACCTTCAAAATGGGATGATGCTGAGAGATGGATTTGTAGCCCCGTTTCAGGCTATTCTAACAACAAAACCAATTCCTATGCACAACTTCAGCAGCGGCGACCGAAATCAAAAAGTGGTCCAATTATGCCTCCAGGAACAGGCTACTACTCCAATTACTCACCCACAATTCCACTGCGCCAAGGTTTGGTAGTGAAGAACTTCATGATGGGTGGTTCTCCTTTTTCAACGGGAGTGTTGGCACCGGATGCTATTTCTCTTCACCATTATTATTCACATGAGGCTGTTTTCGGTCACCGTTATGACTTTGACAATAGTATGCAATGCTCTAGTCCACTGCTCAATGAAAATAGTGTAGCCCTCCCATCAGTGTCTAGTGCACCCATGTGGTCAGAACTGCTATGCGACCCTTCTTCGCCTAATTCTCAAG ATGAGAAACGAAAAGAAACTAAGAATGCGGACGACGTGACATCTCTCTCAAAATGTGACAAAGGCACTCAAATGAGCCCTCCTGAGACTGAGAATGATGCACCAAAATCTTCACCCAATTCGACCATGGATCAACAAAATTACCTTTCTGCAAAGTTAGAGGTCAGAGATGTAGAGATAGACCGTGAGGCTACTACTGTTAGGTGGTCTAAGAGCCATGTACCCAAGCTGAGCTTGATACCTGGTATACACTCAAGGAAAAGTAGTAGAACGGAAGCCAAAGCTTCAGGTTTGGATATTGCAGACTCAACGTTGGACTCTTCCAA GATTCAGAGGGAGGAAGCCAAAATCGTTGCATGGGAGAGTTTGCAGAAAGCCAAGGCTGAAGCTGAAATACGAAAACTAGAG ATGaaattggaaaagaaaaaatcgTCATCAATGGATAAGATTCTAAACAAGCTGAGAAGGGCGCAGATGAAGGCTGAAAAGATGAGAAACCAAATAACTGTACAAGAGGGTCAGCAGGTTTCCAATACTCGCAAAGTATTTTCATTCCACAAATATGCCCAGATATGGTCTCCAAGGAGCTGCTTCGGCACTCATGCTCTCcatgattaa
- the LOC114421730 gene encoding uncharacterized protein LOC114421730, producing MAHTNSMNSSPRNPIPTREKEVNWFRESQEILDKFFKWLFGVIAFKTTPMGEALFIAHSNVTMLLVLMIVLYFSLWLVGTMLPQRSRIFLIILVCIMMVIASVSSVLVMTIISPLLAWLSVMSWVGIFVLSAYYCYQLLYALVVRAISDTIKQLIDGYRTQSTRLPV from the exons ATGGCACACACGAATTCTATGAATTCTAGTCCCAGAAATCCAATTCCAACGAG GGAGAAAGAGGTGAATTGGTTCAGGGAGTCACAAGAGATACTTGACAAATTCTTCAAGTGGTTGTTTGGTGTCATTGCCTTCAAGACCACACCAATGGGAGAAGCTTTATTCATAGCACACTCCAATGTCACGATGCTTTTGGTTTTGATGATTGTGCTGTACTTCTCACTGTGGCTGGTGGGAACAATGCTTCCACAGCGTAGTAGGATCTTCCTCATAATCTTAGTCTGCATCATGATGGTGATTGCAAGTGTTTCTTCAGTTTTGGTTATGACCATTATATCTCCACTCCTTGCTTGGCTTAGTGTCATGTCATGGGTTGGCATTTTTGTTTTGTCTGCTTATTATTGTTATCAATTGCTCTATGCATTGGTTGTCCGTGCAATTTCAGATACAATCAAGCAATTGATTGATGGTTACAGGACGCAGAGTACAAGGTTGCCGGTCTAG
- the LOC114405773 gene encoding transcription factor HEC2-like, which produces MDVDKLKTSTSDSSMDMMMMMMQMEKFPEFCEPFYNNNTTTTTTTTLLYPENEYFLNSTTTTLPVFPNVNNPNVITPPPTTLINPPPPSSNFVLQQPMTPHLEPNPEKKNSVAAMREMIFRVAVMQPVHIDPESIKPPKRRNVKISKDPQSVAARHRRERISERIRILQRLVPGGTKMDTASMLDEAIHYVKFLKKQVQTLEQAGATRPLNVVGFPTTVSNANNNVNYSSFVKSCQPYPMLGSSASKQLLS; this is translated from the coding sequence ATGGACGTGGACAAACTGAAAACTTCCACTAGTGACAGCAGCATggacatgatgatgatgatgatgcaaaTGGAAAAGTTCCCTGAATTTTGTGAACCTTTTTATAACAACaacactactactactactactactactcttCTCTACCCAGAAAACGAGTACTTCTTAaactccaccaccaccactctACCCGTGTTCCCCAACGTCAACAACCCAAACGTTATAACTCCACCACCCACCACTTTGATTAATCCACCACCACCTTCCTCCAATTTCGTTCTACAACAACCCATGACACCTCATCTTGAACCCAACCCGGAGAAGAAGAATTCTGTGGCGGCTATGAGGGAGATGATTTTCCGTGTAGCAGTGATGCAACCTGTTCATATAGACCCGGAATCCATCAAGCCACCGAAGAGAAGGAACGTGAAGATTTCGAAGGATCCTCAGAGTGTGGCGGCGAGACACAGAAGAGAAAGGATAAGCGAGAGAATAAGGATCCTTCAGAGATTAGTTCCCGGTGGGACCAAAATGGACACGGCTTCTATGTTGGATGAGGCCATACACTACGTGAAGTTCTTGAAGAAACAAGTGCAGACGCTGGAACAAGCAGGGGCAACTAGACCCTTGAATGTTGTTGGCTTCCCTACTACTGTGTCCAACGCcaataataatgttaattattCTAGTTTTGTGAAGAGTTGCCAACCTTATCCAATGCTGGGTTCTTCAGCTTCTAAACAATTGCTCAGTTGA
- the LOC114421724 gene encoding uncharacterized protein LOC114421724 yields the protein MASKPKSNGNSKCNKGFADSYMLLNPEDAHFFDLVHVLYSRNLGNRKFVDSNAEGSYEGSFRQRWLIFVSVVLQKLLLLIAKPLSFFGSCVEFFINLLVLNGGFIMIVINFLTGHLVVPDRNAPNYLSCIGNLDARVKLDAITRDDCRYYVSLAMMASKASYENAAYLKSLIKNHWKMEFVRFFDCWNDFQEKATTQVLIVLDKHENRDTYVVAFRGTEPFDADAWCTDLDISWYGIPGIGKMHGGFMKALGLQKNVGWPKEIQRDENLPPLAYYVIRDILRKGLSENPNAKFIITGHSLGGALAILYPTIMFLHDEKLLIERLEGIYTFGQPRVGDEAYAQYMRQKLRENSIRYCRFVYCNDIVPRLPYDDKDLLFKHFGICLFFNRRYELRILEEEPNKNYFSPWCVIPMMFNAVLELIRSFTIAYKNGPHYREGWFLFSFRLVGLLIPGLPAHGPQDYINSTLLGSIEKHFKAD from the exons ATGGCGTCGAAACCGAAATCAAATGGAAATTCCAAATGCAACAAAGGATTCGCTGACAGCTATATGCTGTTGAATCCTGAAGACGCTCATTTCTTCGATCTTGTTCATGTGCTGTATTCCCGTAACTTGGGAAACCGAAAATTTGTGGACAGCAATGCTGAGGGATCTTATGAGGGAAGCTTCCGCCAAAGATGGCTTATATTCGTCTCTGTGGTGCTCCAGAAGCTTCTGTTGCTCATCGCTAAGCCACTTTCGTTCTTTGGCTCTTGCGTTGAGTTCTTCATCAACCTCCTTGTCCTCAACGGTGGCTTCATCATGATCGTTATTAACTTCCTCACAG GTCACCTGGTCGTCCCCGATCGTAATGCACCAAATTATTTGTCTTGCATCGGAAATTTGGACGCGAGAGTAAAGTTGGATGCCATCACGCGTGATGACTGCAGGTACTATGTTTCATTAGCTATGATGGCTTCAAAGGCATCCTATGAGAATGCAGCTTACCTTAAATCTCTAATAAAAAACCACTGGaag ATGGAATTCGTGAGATTTTTTGATTGCTGGAAtg ATTTTCAAGAAAAGGCCACAACCCAAGTCTTGATTGTTTTGGACAAGCATGAGAACCGCGATACTTATGTGGTAGCTTTCCGAGGAACGGAACCctttgatgcagatgcatggtgCACTGACCTTGACATCTCATGGTACGGGATTCCCGGCATTGGAAAAATGCATGGTGGCTTCATGAAAGCCTTAGGGCTACAGAAAAATGTGGGGTGGCCTAAGGAGATTCAAAGGGATGAAAATCTTCCCCCGTTGGCCTACTATGTTATTAGGGACATTCTAAGGAAAGGTTTGAGTGAAAATCCTAATGCAAAGTTTATCATTACGGGTCATAGTTTGGGTGGAGCACTCGCAATCTTGTACCCTACGATCATGTTCTTGCATGATGAGAAGTTGCTGATTGAGAGGTTGGAAGGGATCTACACGTTTGGGCAACCAAGAGTTGGAGATGAAGCATATGCACAGTATATGAGACAAAAATTGAGGGAAAATTCTATCAGGTATTGCAGGTTTGTTTATTGCAATGACATAGTTCCGAGGTTGCCCTATGATGATAAGGACTTGCTCTTCAAGCACTTTGGGATCTGCCTTTTCTTTAACAGGCGCTATGAACTCAGG ATTCTCGAAGAAGAGCCGAATAAGAACTATTTCTCGCCATGGTGTGTGATACCCATGATGTTCAATGCTGTTTTGGAACTAATAAGGAGCTTTACCATAGCGTACAAAAATGGACCTCACTATAGAGAAGGATGGTTTCTCTTTAGTTTCAGGTTGGTTGGTCTGCTGATTCCTGGCTTACCTGCTCACGGTCCACAAGATTATATTAATTCCACTCTTCTGGGATCaattgaaaaacattttaaagCAGATTGA
- the LOC114421714 gene encoding DAZ-associated protein 1-like: MEQRKLVVLGIPWDIDTEGLREYMSKFGELEDCIVMKERSTGRSRGFGYVTFASVDDAKEVLSSEHILGNRTLEVKVATPKEEMRAPVKKVTRIFVARIPQSVTEATFRSHFEKYGEITDLYMPKDQGSKMHRGIGFITFASADSVENLMSETHELGGSAVVVDRATPKDDDFKPIGRMPLPPPTQGGYGAYNAYISAATRYAALGAPTLYDQPGPIYGRGDPSRRTSKKIFVGRLPPEATSDDLRQYFGRFGRILDVYVPRDPKRTGHRGFGFVTFAEDGVADRVSRRSHEICGHQVAIDSATPVDDAGPSGNFMMNSMESFGGYGGPVRSYGRMYGSLDFDDWGYGIGRPSRADWRYRPY; encoded by the exons ATGGAGCAGCGAAAGCTTGTG GTTTTGGGGATTCCGTGGGATATCGATACTGAGGGATTAAGGGAATATATGAGCAAGTTTGGTGAGCTGGAAGATTGCATTGTCATGAAG gagCGGTCAACTGGACGGTCTCGTGGTTTTGGATATGTTACATTTGCTTCAGTGGATGATGCTAAG GAAGTACTATCAAGTGAGCATATTCTTGGTAATAGGACGCTGGAAGTCAAAGTGGCAACACCAAAG GAGGAAATGAGGGCACCGGTCAAAAAAGTTACTAGAATATTTGTAGCCAGGATTCCACAATCAGTAACAGAAGCTACTTTCAGAAG TCATTTTGAGAAATATGGTGAAATAACAGATTTGTACATGCCAAAG GATCAAGGCTCCAAAATGCATCGTGGAATTGGTTTCATCACTTTTGCTAGTGCAG ATTCTGTGGAGAATTTGATGTCAGAAACCCATGAACTGGGAGGTTCTGCTGTGGTGGTTGATCGAGCTACACCTAAG GATGATGACTTTAAGCCAATTGGCAGAATGCCGCTGCCGCCGCCAACACAAGGAGGATATGGCGCATACAATGCTTATATTTCAGCAGCCACTAGATATGCAGCACTTGGTGCTCCTACTTTGTATGACCAACCTGGCCCAATTTATGGAA GAGGAGACCCTTCTCGGAGAACTAGTAAGAAAATTTTTGTTGGCCGTCTTCCCCCAGAAGCAACTTCTGATGATCTTcgtcaatattttggaagatttGGTCGTATATTAGATGTTTATGTTCCAAGg gaTCCTAAGAGAACAGGTCATAGAGGTTTTGGATTTGTTACTTTTGCTGAAGATGGTGTAGCAGATCGCGTCTCTCGAAGGTCTCATGAGATTTGTGGACATCAG GTGGCAATAGATTCGGCTACTCCTGTTGATGATGCAGGGCCCAGTGGGAATTTTATGATGAATAGTATGGAATCTTTTGGGGGATATGGTGGTCCTGTGCGATCTTATGGGAGGATGTATGGTAGCTTAGACTTTGATGAT tGGGGTTATGGAATTGGGAGACCATCAAGAGCAGATTGGAGGTATAGACCATACTAG